One genomic region from Henningerozyma blattae CBS 6284 chromosome 2, complete genome encodes:
- the AOS1 gene encoding E1 ubiquitin-activating protein AOS1 (similar to Saccharomyces cerevisiae AOS1 (YPR180W); ancestral locus Anc_7.536), translated as MNNENKLSSDEIALYDRQIRLWGMAAQARMRSTQVLLIGIGAIGQEIAKNIVLSGIGQLTLLDDRILTEEDLGSQFFVSKNEVSMKRLEAAGPRIADLNPRVTLHVDTDKLRAKNDEYFSKFDLIVGTELIPADASWLNDATRRLNIPLYITGSNGLSAYCFIDLIQFDSQDTKLQSQIPTKLGKVSKNRTITNIEIKEDSNNNDKKQEIITTRHIYKSFSELLKTFTFEGLHRRQIKRMSNMVPLTLALLTIPEELNNEQLTIDQLKEYTLKVCNQGGLLKDILRDESIEQMVRQRNIEFSPVAAIMGGAVAQDVINILGKKQSPLNNFIVFDGITLDMPIYEL; from the coding sequence atGAATAATGAGAACAAGCTGAGTAGTGACGAAATTGCACTTTATGATCGTCAAATTCGGTTGTGGGGTATGGCAGCTCAAGCAAGAATGCGTTCAACTcaagttttattaattggaaTTGGAGCAATTGGTCAAGAAATAGCGAAGAACATTGTGTTGAGTGGTATCGGCCAATTGACTTTGCTAGATGACCGTATCTTAACTGAGGAAGATTTAGGAAgtcaattttttgtttctaaGAATGAAGTTAGTATGAAACGATTGGAGGCTGCAGGCCCAAGAATTGCAGATTTAAATCCTAGAGTCACTTTACATGTTGATACTGATAAGTTGAGAGCAAAAAATGACGAATATTTCTCCAAATTTGATCTTATAGTAGGTACTGAGTTGATACCTGCAGATGCCAGTTGGCTAAATGATGCCACTCGAAGATTAAATATCCCATTATACATTACAGGCTCTAATGGGTTGTCGGCTTATTGttttattgatttgattCAATTTGATTCTCAAGATACAAAATTACAGAGCCAAATACCCACAAAATTAGGAAAAGTATCAAAGAATAGGACGAtaacaaatattgaaataaaagaagattctaataataatgacaaaaaacaagaaataatCACCACAagacatatatataaatcatTTAGTGAGTTATTAAAAACATTTACCTTTGAAGGGTTACATCGTAGACAAATTAAGAGAATGTCCAATATGGTGCCTCTAACTCTTGCTTTATTAACGATTCCAGAAGAACTTAATAATGAACAGCTTACAATAgatcaattaaaagaatatacGTTAAAAGTTTGCAATCAAGGTGGTTTGCTAAAAGATATACTTCGTGATGAAAGTATTGAACAGATGGTAAGACaaagaaatattgaatttagTCCCGTTGCTGCTATCATGGGGGGTGCAGTTGCTCAAGAtgtaataaatatcttGGGTAAAAAACAGTCACCactaaataatttcattgtTTTTGATGGCATTACTCTTGATATGCCAATATACGAATTATAG
- the AEP3 gene encoding Aep3p (similar to Saccharomyces cerevisiae AEP3 (YPL005W); ancestral locus Anc_8.84) produces the protein MTVLKNLGKLLTKKDLQVSTRAHNEPCSNLITPKNFPINKTHEDKRNPKQTHLPKRPSVAISFKNEDKKHIHRKGTLGKSLIPMKELKELNRGFNKKIVHEYLSPLSKTNFKRLDPNLKYDFKKAEAFTTYSKTVQRNLVNGLTSNVESINYQKFLSKLLSILMKNSTHIKQLSAIPNFNYSLSGSNNIYLNYTCEEVPALPDFDKNPELFENYIGILTHTNFLYKNSSRLNGIIPKILRNLMHPSNIKTLKLRTVNTYNDVIYYFGTKHDFASSREVFAQMKLESCSPNTRTYNLLLRNILRNLRLNKSKPIYDEVIFYLEDMESHGVKPDLVTWLTCYNFLNENLSRQIFIEQMISLGFPITNEVLYAIVKTSDKIDYMLQSKNKAKDNTSNNDNDHTLSEILGILKEHKIPLNLKLFNYCIKKLLYEDNYPVAMKIVEYAINNQDSDSKLFKPNHKTLNLFLVYLANKGRLDLSIMTFNTFASRFKIKPTIDSFNQMFKALVRNGYSTHFSVVSKIIHTWQNDWNCGRRQSYWHIKAQAISKFNCQAKEVGLMELEEKSKLLKNLIWSKDLAYTIKVWNECKHLHYHLRYLGCIPPHMKGTIGTSLEKN, from the coding sequence ATGACagtattgaaaaatcttGGGAAACTGCTTACCAAGAAGGATTTGCAGGTATCCACAAGGGCTCATAATGAACCCTGCTCAAATTTAATAACCCCAAAAAATTTCCCCATTAACAAGACGCATGAAGATAAAAGGAATCCTAAACAGACACATTTGCCAAAGAGACCCTCAGTTGCTattagttttaaaaatgaagataagAAGCACATACATAGGAAAGGTACTCTTGGGAAAAGTTTAATACCTATGAAAGAGTTGAAGGAACTGAATCGTggttttaataaaaaaattgttcaTGAATATTTATCGCCATTAAGTAAAACaaactttaaaagattGGATCCAAATCTAAAATACGATTTTAAAAAAGCGGAGGCTTTTACTACTTACTCGAAAACTGTTCAGAGAAATCTCGTTAATGGATTAACATCAAATGTTGAATCAATAAACTATCAGAAGTTTTTAAGCAAactattatcaatattaatgaaaaattccaCCCACATTAAGCAACTTTCAGcaattccaaattttaattactCGTTATCTggttcaaataatatatatttaaactATACCTGTGAAGAAGTGCCAGCTTTACCagattttgataaaaatccagaattatttgaaaactATATTGGGATATTAACTCATACTAATTTCTTATATAAAAACTCATCAAGATTAAATGGTATTATACCGAAAATTTTACGTAATCTAATGCATccatcaaatattaaaactttaaaacTAAGAACAGTTAATACTTATAATGATgtgatttattattttggtACTAAGCACGATTTTGCTAGTAGTAGAGAGGTATTTGCACAGATGAAACTTGAAAGTTGTTCACCAAATACCAGAACTTATAATTTGttattaagaaatatacTTAGAAATCTAAGacttaataaatcaaaaccTATTTATGATgaagtaatattttatcttgAAGATATGGAATCGCATGGTGTTAAGCCAGATTTGGTTACCTGGTTAACAtgttataattttttaaatgaaaactTATCAAGacaaatttttattgaGCAAATGATCTCACTTGGATTTCCAATTACAAATGAAGTATTATATGCAATTGTTAAAACTTCtgataaaattgattataTGCTTCagtctaaaaataaagcaaAGGATAATACTTCTAATAACGATAACGATCATACTTTATCTGAGATTTTAggtattttaaaagaacaTAAAATACCTCTTAACCTAAAGCTTTTCAATTATTGTATCAAGAAACTTTTATATGAAGACAATTATCCAGTTGCTATGAAAATTGTGGAATATGCTATTAATAATCAAGATAGTGActcaaaattattcaaaccTAATCATAAGactttaaatctttttttagtCTATCTAGCAAATAAAGGCCGTCTGGATTTAAGTATTATGACTTTTAATACATTCGCATCaagattcaaaattaaGCCCACTATTGATTCATTTAATCAAATGTTTAAGGCATTAGTTAGAAATGGTTATAGTACTCATTTTAGTGTTGTGTCTAAGATTATTCATACTTGGCAAAATGATTGGAATTGTGGTCGTAGACAATCTTATTGGCATATCAAAGCTCAAGCAATTagtaaatttaattgtcAAGCAAAGGAAGTTGGATTAATGGAATTGGaagaaaaaagtaaattattgaaaaatttaatatggTCCAAAGATCTTGCTTATACTATTAAAGTTTGGAACGAATGTAAACATCTGCATTATCATTTAAGATATTTAGGATGTATACCTCCACATATGAAAGGGACGATTGGAACTTCgttggaaaaaaattaa
- the LSP1 gene encoding lipid-binding protein LSP1 (similar to Saccharomyces cerevisiae LSP1 (YPL004C); ancestral locus Anc_8.85), with product MNRTYSLRNQRAPSAAQLQSPPPPPATTRSKFFGKRSIASSFRRNAVGNLGPELSRKLSQLIKTEKNYLQSLEIVANERRIAARCLSQWGYDNDDDVSDVTDKLGVLLYELGELQDQFIDKYDQYRITLKSIRNIEASVQPTRYRKDKITNAIANLKYRDPQSTKIRGLEQELVRAEAESLVAEAQLSNITRDKMKAAFNYKFDSLREMSEKFALIAGYGKALLELLDDSPVTPGETRPAYDGYEASTQIIMDAENALESWTLDVAEIKPTLSFYQTAEDVYEDVPSEEDEDALEQEEEEEEEEEELVQPQPQSQRRVAPQQYQEPEEEEEEEEEYAEQYVEGDQYEHDEDEYEEAEELEERDEAEEGEYEEQPEDDDEEEAEAEVAEEEEYEHPAQQISAAKSPVAAASDSKGTAPKRTSKRAQYMGAALEPQTSNDTIIQEGEELVETKLQPELENGAKKVASKVKK from the coding sequence ATGAATAGAACTTATTCGTTAAGAAACCAAAGGGCTCCAAGTGCTGCTCAATTACAATCACCACCTCCACCACCTGCCACCACAAGATCCAAGTTTTTTGGTAAAAGGTCCATAGCTTCTTCGTTCAGAAGAAATGCTGTAGGCAATCTAGGTCCAGAATTGTCTAGAAAATTATCTCAATTGATTAAGACTGAAAAGAACTATTTACAATCGTTAGAAATTGTGGCTAATGAAAGAAGAATTGCTGCAAGATGTCTTTCTCAATGGGGGTACGACAATGATGACGATGTTTCCGATGTCACTGATAAGTTGGGTGTTTTATTATATGAATTGGGTGAATTACAAGATCAGTTCATTGATAAATACGATCAATATAGAATCACTTTGAAATCCATTAGAAATATCGAGGCCTCTGTTCAACCAACAAGATACCGTAAGGATAAGATTACTAATGCTATTGCCAACTTGAAATATAGAGATCCTCAATCTACCAAGATTAGAGGTCTTGAACAAGAACTGGTAAGAGCAGAAGCAGAATCCTTGGTTGCTGAAGCTCAATTATCAAACATAACAAGAGACAAGATGAAGGCAGCTTTCAACTATAAATTCGATTCCTTAAGAGAAATGTCTGAAAAATTCGCCTTGATTGCGGGCTACGGTAAGGCATTATTGGAATTGTTAGATGATTCTCCAGTGACTCCCGGTGAAACTAGACCAGCGTACGATGGGTATGAGGCATCTACTCAAATTATTATGGATGCTGAAAATGCATTAGAATCTTGGACTCTAGATGTAGCTGAAATCAAACCAACTTTATCCTTCTATCAAACTGCTGAAGACGTTTATGAAGATGTACCAtcagaagaagatgaagatgctttagaacaagaagaagaagaggaggaggaagaagaagaattagtTCAACCACAACCACAATCTCAACGTCGTGTTGCTCCTCAACAATACCAAGAaccagaagaagaagaagaggaagaagaagaatatgCTGAACAGTACGTCGAAGGTGACCAATATGAACATGATGAGGATGAATATGAAGAAGctgaagaattagaagaacGTGATGAAGCTGAAGAAGGAGAATATGAAGAACAAccagaagatgatgatgaagaggAAGCTGAAGCTGAAGTAGCTGAGGAAGAAGAATATGAACACCCAGCTCAACAAATTTCTGCTGCTAAATCTCCTGTTGCTGCTGCATCAGATTCAAAAGGGACTGCTCCAAAACGTACTTCAAAGAGAGCTCAATATATGGGTGCTGCCTTAGAACCACAAACAAGTAATGATACCATCATCCAAGAAGGTGAAGAATTGGTTGAAACAAAACTCCAACCAGAACTTGAAAATGGTGCAAAGAAAGTTGCTTCAAAAGTAAAGAAATGA
- the HDA3 gene encoding Hda3p (similar to Saccharomyces cerevisiae HDA3 (YPR179C); ancestral locus Anc_7.535), producing MNLLKILDTKPIPAIVDARTLGVSGNTSGDYWLPTPMCLYQKELTDQVISLHYSDILRYFETSHFQEDVVLESLRTMCYNSELVATHPYLLIDHYMPKSLTGKDIPNHLSEFSGKFTVLKDLIAILQEYEADTAIVCRPGRTMDLVEALLMGLKVNIKRYDGNTVKSKQYKAKQKTFSCTCHIFPSTDYDSKKIPIEASLQFNCVITLDPSVDTNTKAFRKIRNYGKDTTTQDGSDNSPIIRLTTINSIDHCKLFFKNKNSNGSTSNSNTNKDKDKLGDEDLKTLENITAGIVVLRGRVGILPPDLRPIYSQKLSYLIPWIENTQLPWPLPDIYPIKEYNSVDVEISLLTEVHYKQVEDELEAAFGRKTRGRNNNSNNTGSTKNGKLEDTVLPFYMLKRLKNDYSTNPTKQDMTQLTGITTANSKMGNMYHLSSGILTHKLVQEIGQIYVELDLQNKEINGYIQTNLIEEDHVQNFQEEYKKMNTKVEQALLTDSNNKQRSQEIFNENKQKLTEIEKLKETFEKMKELLKNKNNDLFESYSKQLSLQDDIRHKESQLNSNRTEKEYMEKEFNRAEASKNDSEIEIEKLTNEINEYANIIKTKLENVTKNGSGLHESINKLNDRREQQISSFKVSEINLGNVVHDLHKIPTPRIRTSAQVTKKGRRKRG from the coding sequence atgaatctattaaaaattttagataCGAAGCCTATACCTGCCATTGTAGATGCTAGAACTTTGGGAGTTTCTGGCAATACATCAGGAGATTATTGGTTACCCACACCAATGTGCCTATATCAAAAAGAGCTTACAGATCAAGTAATTTCTTTACATTACTCCGATATACTTCGATATTTTGAAACAAGTCATTTCCAAGAAGACGTTGTATTAGAATCTTTAAGAACGATGTGCTATAATAGTGAGTTAGTAGCAACGCATCcttatcttttaattgatcaTTATATGCCAAAAAGTTTAACTGGGAAAGATATCCCAAACCATCTGAGTGAGTTTAGCGGCAAATTTACcgttttaaaagatttaattgCTATTTTACAGGAATATGAAGCAGATACAGCTATAGTCTGTAGGCCTGGTAGAACTATGGATTTAGTAGAAGCTCTTTTGATGGGATTGAaagttaatattaaaagatatgaTGGAAATACTGTTAAAAGTAAACAATATAAGGCTAAACAGAAGACATTTTCTTGTACATGTCATATTTTTCCCTCTACGGATTatgattctaaaaaaatacctATTGAAGCTTCATTACAATTCAATTGTGTTATAACATTAGATCCAAGTGTTGATACCAATACCAAAGCATTTcgaaaaattagaaattatGGTAAAGATACTACTACTCAAGATGGTAGTGATAATTCTCCAATAATTAGATTAACGACGATTAATTCTATTGACcattgtaaattattttttaaaaataaaaactcCAACGGTTCAACTAGTAATAGCAATACCAATAAGGATAAGGATAAACTCGGCgatgaagatttaaaaactttagaaaatataacagCTGGTATTGTCGTTTTAAGAGGTCGTGTTGGTATTCTGCCACCAGATTTACGTCCTATTTATTCACAAAAATTATCTTATTTAATACCTTGGATTGAAAATACACAATTGCCCTGGCCGTTACCTGATATTTATCCAATCAAAGAATATAACTCTGTAGATGTTGAAATATCTCTATTGACTGAAGTTCATTATAAACAAGTCGAAGATGAGTTAGAAGCTGCATTTGGTCGTAAGACTCGTGGTcgcaataataattctaataatactgGTAGTACTAAAAATGGAAAACTAGAAGACACTGTTTTGCCATTTTATATGttaaaaagattaaagaaTGATTATTCAACTAATCCAACTAAGCAAGATATGACTCAATTAACAGGGATTACAACTGCTAATTCAAAGATGGGAAATATGTATCATCTATCTAGTGGGATCTTAACTCATAAATTGGTTCAAGAAATAGGTCAAATATATGTTGAATTAGATTTACAAAACAAAGAGATTAATGGATATATTCAAACTAACTTAATAGAAGAAGACCATGTCCAGAATTTCCAggaagaatataaaaagatgAATACAAAAGTCGAGCAGGCATTGCTCACTGATTCAAATAACAAACAAAGATCACAAGAAATCTTCAATGAAAATAAGCAGAAGCTTACTgagattgaaaaattaaaagaaacatttgagaaaatgaaagaactgttaaagaataaaaataatgactTATTTGAATCATATTCTAAACAATTGAGTTTACAAGATGATATTAGGCATAAAGAATCACAACTCAATTCCAATCGTActgaaaaagaatatatggAAAAGGAATTTAACCGTGCTGAAGCATCTAAGAATGATtctgaaattgaaattgaaaaattaacaaatgaaattaatgagtatgcaaatataattaaaactaAACTAGAAAATGTGACAAAGAATGGTTCTGGATTACATGAaagtataaataaattaaacgACCGTAGAGAGCAACAAATCTCTTCTTTTAAAGTCAGTGAAATAAATCTAGGAAATGTTGTTCATGATCTTCACAAGATACCCACTCCACGCATAAGAACTTCTGCGCAAGTTACAAAAAAGGGAAGAAGAAAGAGAGGTTAG
- the ULA1 gene encoding Ula1p (similar to Saccharomyces cerevisiae ULA1 (YPL003W); ancestral locus Anc_8.86), translating to MNRYDRQLRLWGNEGQNLLDNSHIGIIGNNSELFQEILKNLILPGIRQFTWFQLDNGDDSVVDTTMENNDIGFFPDTINQLKDLNPNNVAIDVKKISINDIITNDVDATLFRGLDLICLVNIGDLKLFQALNNNNNNNNNNNNNNNNNNNKHGIPKVLNCFTKGNFGYFNINYSTNFHFVINEHNDYRLPILRLDHPWKELENYLNSFNFNDIDLNELANLPYPIILYQLLQKHNCDVNLPTLKKNFDNFISNFNYQNEMEKLEIHTLLNILEVKRFLFLSMTDLEFNTRLYDTLVQSISFLNSYIKKYSYLDEFNLKIYLLIVSVKQFMDMDCGAIGNAVGEKIKWYPLINYLPDMDSSTEQFNRLKKIYDSKYQSDLKKFVQLINDNKLNYFRGNNKNYFQEINIDVKFIENFLLNLKDFKIINLNTINNDSGIINLLNTANISPVNETFGDNAKATNLLKFLLNNQFNLLQSNNTKDNNSLCDLIEFDNYSTISFMAAIASEEIIKLLTHQFIPIDNTLVYDNFNDHIITLQL from the coding sequence ATGAATAGATATGATAGACAATTGAGATTATGGGGTAATGAAGGACAAAACTTGTTAGATAATTCTCATATTGGTATCATTGGTAATAATAGTGAATtatttcaagaaattttgaaaaatttgattttacCAGGGATAAGGCAATTCACTTGGTTTCAATTAGACAATGGTGATGATTCTGTGGTTGATACAACGatggaaaataatgatattggGTTTTTCCCAGATACaatcaatcaattaaaagatttaaatccaaataatgTGGCAATAGAtgtaaagaaaatttctataaatgatattattacaaatgaTGTTGATGCTACGTTGTTTAGGGGCTTAGATTTGATATGCTTGGTGAATATTGGTGATTTAAAACTTTTCCAAGctcttaataataataataataataataataataataataataataataataataataataataaacatGGGATCCctaaagttttaaattgttttacAAAAGGGAATTTTggttattttaatataaattattcaacaAATTTCCATTTCGTTATTAATGAGCATAATGATTATAGATTACCCATATTACGTTTGGATCATCCCTGGAAGGAATTggagaattatttaaattcttttaactTTAATGATATCGACTTGAATGAATTAGCAAATCTTCCCTatccaattattttatatcaaTTACTTCAAAAACACAACTGCGACGTTAATTTACCaacattgaaaaaaaatttcgataattttatttcaaattttaattatcaaaatgaaatggaaaaattggaaattcATACTCTATTGAATATACTCGAGGTGAAAAGAttcctttttttatcaatgacagatttagaatttaataCTCGATTATATGATACATTAGTGCAATCGATATCATTTCTAAAttcatatattaaaaaatattcctatcttgatgaatttaatttgaaaatttatcttttaatcGTGTCTGTAAAACAATTTATGGATATGGATTGTGGTGCTATTGGTAATGCCGTCGGTGAGAAGATTAAATGGTATCccttaattaattatttaccTGATATGGATTCATCTACTGAGCAATTTAATcgattgaaaaaaatttatgatTCGAAATATCAATCcgatttgaagaaattcgttcaattaattaatgataataaattaaattattttaggggaaataataaaaattatttccaagagattaatattgatgtgaaatttatagaaaattttctattaaatttaaaggatttcaaaataattaatttgaataccataaataatgatagtGGTATTataaatctattaaataCCGCTAATATTAGCCCAGTTAACGAGACATTTGGTGATAATGCCAAAGCTACAAACTTATTAAAGTTTCTATTGaataatcaatttaatttattacaatCAAACAATAccaaagataataatagtttatgTGATTTGATTGAATTCGATAATTACTCAACTATATCATTCATGGCAGCTATTGCATCAGAAgagattattaaattattaactcATCAATTTATACCTATTGATAATACTTTAGTCTATGATAACTTTAATGATCATATTATTACCTTGCAACTATAA
- the SNF8 gene encoding ESCRT-II subunit protein SNF8 (similar to Saccharomyces cerevisiae SNF8 (YPL002C); ancestral locus Anc_8.89), whose translation MNHKKFGLAAFSNPNDKGYADIGSNVLNKQNDELNNQLQIFQKRLIEFAKKHNAEIKENPEFRSKFIRMCSIIGIDPLQLFDKDKHLFNVEDFYYEICVKIIEICRKTKDVNGGIISFDELLNIYFKDIRKINKEELEKSINMIKSLDGGFEIFEIRGIKFLRSVPNELTSDQTKILEICSILGYSSISLLKANLDWKTIRSRSVLKEMVSNGLLWVDEQAGNETLYWDPSYITRNMDTRNTHI comes from the coding sequence ATGAATCATAAAAAATTTGGGTTGGCAGCATTTTCTAATCCTAATGATAAGGGATATGCAGATATTGGATCGAATGTCttaaataaacaaaatgatgaattaaacaatcaattacaaatctttcaaaaaaggttaattgaatttgcaaaaaaacataatgctgagattaaagaaaatcCAGAATTTAGATCGAAATTTATAAGAATGTGTTCTATTATTGGTATAGATCcattacaattatttgataaagataaaCATTTATTTAACGTAGaagatttttattatgaAATCTGTGTTAAGATAATTGAAATCTGTAGAAAGACAAAAGATGTTAACGGTGGTATAATATCTTTTGATGAAttgttaaatatatattttaaagatattagaaagattaataaagaagaattagaaaaatctataaatatgataaaatCTTTGGATGGTggatttgaaatatttgaaattagaggtataaaatttttgagGAGTGTACCGAATGAATTAACTTCTGATCAAACAAAGATTCTAGAGATATGTTCTATATTGGGTTATTCTagtatatctttattaaagGCAAATTTAGATTGGAAAACTATTAGAAGTCGATCTGTTTTGAAAGAAATGGTATCGAATGGGCTATTATGGGTCGATGAGCAAGCAGGCAATGAAACTCTCTATTGGGACCCTTCCTATATAACACGTAATATGGATACTAGAAACACTCATATATAG
- the HAT1 gene encoding histone acetyltransferase catalytic subunit HAT1 (similar to Saccharomyces cerevisiae HAT1 (YPL001W); ancestral locus Anc_8.90), whose product MTLSDFKPETWTTSSIEALKISLVGENAIQFPPNFTHAIFGETEQIFGYKDLIIHLVFDSVTFKPFFNIKYSKKLDNDEIDDIKAKLLNYLPKEDVVFKDEEKWIDQFEHEQKTFELPDDSFKINEYSADDGDFIIFKQNVNVPFCEKLHRRIQILSLFFIDGASYIDANDSNWEIFWLFDKNSKKCIGFSTTYKYWTYINAEEFNKENNLKYRAKISQFLILPPYQNKGHGTKFYESIVDFWMKESSIIEITVEDPNESFDDLRDRCDLNRLYEKGFFQEVTSVKEFDEKWYSNNKSKFKLETRQFKRLVEMILLYKESSLFPQQVKIRLYQKNCDALKAMEEEDQIEALDKQFNLLKEDYTRILMQCKFLKRKIKLEDSTPSLKKKRV is encoded by the coding sequence ATGACATTATCTGATTTTAAGCCAGAAACCTGGACAACTTCATCTATTGAAGCCTTGAAGATATCATTAGTTGGAGAAAATGCTATCCAATTCCCACCTAATTTTACTCATGCTATCTTTGGTGAAACAGAACAAATATTTGGTtataaagatttaattattcatttaGTATTTGATTCTGTCACCTTTAAGCCTTTCTTCAAcattaaatattccaaaaaattggataatgatgaaattgatgatattaaagcaaaattattaaattatttaccaAAGGAAGATGTTGTCtttaaagatgaagaaaaatggATAGATCAATTTGAACATGAACAGAAAACTTTTGAATTACCTGATGATAGTTTTAAGATCAATGAATATTCTGCAGATGATGGtgattttataattttcaaacaaAACGTCAATGTCCCATTCtgtgaaaaattacatagaagaattcaaatcttatccttattttttattgatgGTGCATCATATATAGACGcaaatgattcaaattgggaaatattttggttatttgataaaaattcgAAAAAATGTATTGGATTCTCTACAACATATAAATATTGGACATATATTAACgctgaagaatttaataaagaaaataatttaaaatacaGAGCTAAAATttctcaatttttaatcCTACCTCCATATCAGAATAAAGGTCATGGTACCAAGTTTTATGAATCCATCGTAGATTTCTGGATGAAAGAATCATccattattgaaataactGTTGAAGATCCAAATGAAAGTTTTGATGATCTAAGAGATCGTTGTGACTTAAATCGGTTATATGAAAAGGGATTTTTCCAAGAAGTCACTTCAGTGAAAGAATTCGATGAAAAATGGTACTcgaataataaatcaaaatttaaattagaaaCTAGACAATTTAAACGATTAGTGGAAATGATTCTGCTTTATAAAGAATCCTCACTCTTCCCGCAACAAGTGAAAATAAGATTATATCAGAAGAATTGTGACGCCTTAAAAGCAatggaagaagaagatcaAATAGAGGCTTTAGACAAACAATTTAATCTCTTGAAAGAGGATTACACACGCATTTTAATGCAAtgtaaatttttgaaaagaaaaatcaaattggAAGATTCCACTCCatctttaaagaaaaagagaGTTTGA